The genomic window TAAAAGGTCTTAAAGATCTTTCTGCTATTATATTTAAAGAATTTTCCGCACTATATTTTGCTTTGTTTAGATTAGGAATTCCATATCCGACTCTTTCAAGTAATCTAGATTTTTCTTCTGAAGAAAAACTGGTTAAATTTCTATTATCTAACATAGCATTATTCCATTCTGCCGAATGAATGATTAATGCTCTAATCGTTTCGGGTTTGTAATTAGGGTATTTTTGATACAATTCAGCTGCAAATTTAGAAGCTAATGCTGTAGCTGCACTTGTATCAGACATAGTGGTAAGCCATGATCTTCCTATTCCCCCTACTCCCGTTGATAATAATTTTAATGATTCATCATCAAGTATTCCAGAGTTAAATATACCGTCGTTTCCTCCTTCAAAAACAACATCAGGCTTTTTAGGCCACTTTTTATTCCAACTTATAGAAGTCGTATTACAAGGAGACATTTGTCCTCTTTGCGCTAGTAATTCAGCTCCGGGATAAACTGTCAAATCCAACCTATCTTTATTTGTATAAGCCCCAATAGTAATTGCATTGAAAGCTTGAGCTGGATCTTCTATAGATAGATCATCGTTAGCTAAAGGGTAATTTAACCTATCTTCAAAAGATAAATTACCACTTGAAACTAAAATTAGTGTATTATTATTTCTTTCTTCTAATGTACCAAACATTTTTTGATCTATAGCAGCAGACCAAGAAGACGGTCTTCCTAGGTATTTATTATCAGGAGATGTAACAGCCAAACATACAATTCTTTTATTATTAGAATTCATTATTTCTCCAATAGCAATTGCTTCCAAAGTTATCTGTCCATACAAATCAGGATCATTAGCAGTACTATCAACAATTTTTATACTTTCAATATTGTTAGTTACATTTATTTGATTGTTTGATGTTAATGGATCATTTAAATCTCCATAAATAATAAGACCAGCCATAGGTGTTCCGTGTCCTTGTCTATAAGAATCGGAATTTGTCCAAGTTGGATTTATAGAATCTAAATTTTCTTCAGGAATTAAATCCTCAAGAAGAGGATTTACTCTATTGACTCCAGAATCTAATAAGCATACAGAAACATTATTTTGCTCTATTTGATTATTAATTCTACCCCGTAAATCATTTATAAAATCTCCTTCCCAATTCTTATCTATATTTAGAAAAAAATCAGAAGTTTCGATAGGTTTTCTTATCTCTGATAAATTATTAATATAAAGTAATTTTTCTGCTAATTCTTCAGGAGTACCTTTGATTAAACCAACAATGTTTTCTGGAAAAACTAGAAGTCTATTATTAATTAAAAGCGTATCTGAATCTAATGAATTTAGAGTTTCTCGCACATTCTCTCTATCAGAATCACTAAACCATACCTCCCACCAAACACTTACATTTGATAAAGGGAAAATAATTTCAGGTTCCTGCCAAAAACTTTCTAAAGTTGCAGCTCTAATATTTTCAATATTCGCTATTAAATTTTGATTTTTTGGCTTGCCTGTTTTTGTTTCTTCAGTTAAATATTTTTCTACTTTGTTTAAAAAATTTGAGACAGCTCTTTTATTTAAATAAACAGCGATCTTATAAGCTATTTGACTATTGCCATCATCATCTTTGGAAAATATAGCTTTGCAAGATGCAAGTCTATAATTTCCTTTTGCATCTTCGAAACTATCAAAAGCTAACTCAAAGTTTATTGCAGATTCAAATTCAATATATACAAATTCATAATCTTCATTACCATCAGTAAATTCAGATACAGCGGATTCAAAGGATCTTTTTATTCCTGTTCCATGCCCTCTTCTATCTCTATTATCTTTGTGATAAAATTTCCCGCCACCATAAGTACTATATGGCAAAGAAGAATTATTCCCATTAAGAAAAATGTGATTTAAGTTGGACATACTCTGTTAGAAAGGTCTTTTTCTAGAATTAATAGTTTCAATTAAAAATTCTAAATTGGATTTTTCCTTTCCATAGACAATAATATTCTTTAAAAAATCCTGACATATTTTTTCTAAATCAGAAAAGTTTAGTCCAATAGATTTTTTAGAGAGCTCTATTAAGATATTATCATCTATTAATTCACTTTTTAAAAGTTCCCTTTTATAATATTGAAATATTTGTTCTTCTGTTGGTATAGGGTAAGTTATAATATCATCAAATCGTCTAAATAATGCTTCATCTAAATTTTCAGGCATATTAGTCGCCGCAATTATTAAACTATTTGAATCATCCTTTTCAATCTGAAGTAAAAAACTATTAAGAACTCTTTTTATTTCTCCTACTTCATTACCTTGGTTTCTAGTTGTACCAATACTATCAAATTCATCAAACAAATAAACAGCCCTAAACTCTTTCATTGTATCAAAAATTAAGCGAAGTTTAGCTATTGATTCTCCCATGTACCTGCTTATCAGACCATCAAGTCTTATAACAAATAATGGAATACTTAATTCATTTGATATTACCCTAGCTGTCATTGTCTTACCACAACCAGGGGGACCGGTTAGTAATATTTTTTTTCTAGGAAATAAATTATGTTGCCTTAATTTTTCTATTTGACGTTGCTCATCTAAAATTCTTTGAATGGACTTTTCTAAATTAATAGACAAAACCATATCTTTTAATTTATCATTTGGTCTTGTAAACTCTAATAAATCATTCAGTTCTTTTTGAGCAGAGTTTATAGGAAGACGTTTCAAAGCAGTTCCATTAATCTTTGATTTTTTTGAGTCTTTAATTATTTTTTTTAATTCTTCCG from Aquimarina sp. ERC-38 includes these protein-coding regions:
- a CDS encoding S8 family peptidase, with amino-acid sequence MSNLNHIFLNGNNSSLPYSTYGGGKFYHKDNRDRRGHGTGIKRSFESAVSEFTDGNEDYEFVYIEFESAINFELAFDSFEDAKGNYRLASCKAIFSKDDDGNSQIAYKIAVYLNKRAVSNFLNKVEKYLTEETKTGKPKNQNLIANIENIRAATLESFWQEPEIIFPLSNVSVWWEVWFSDSDRENVRETLNSLDSDTLLINNRLLVFPENIVGLIKGTPEELAEKLLYINNLSEIRKPIETSDFFLNIDKNWEGDFINDLRGRINNQIEQNNVSVCLLDSGVNRVNPLLEDLIPEENLDSINPTWTNSDSYRQGHGTPMAGLIIYGDLNDPLTSNNQINVTNNIESIKIVDSTANDPDLYGQITLEAIAIGEIMNSNNKRIVCLAVTSPDNKYLGRPSSWSAAIDQKMFGTLEERNNNTLILVSSGNLSFEDRLNYPLANDDLSIEDPAQAFNAITIGAYTNKDRLDLTVYPGAELLAQRGQMSPCNTTSISWNKKWPKKPDVVFEGGNDGIFNSGILDDESLKLLSTGVGGIGRSWLTTMSDTSAATALASKFAAELYQKYPNYKPETIRALIIHSAEWNNAMLDNRNLTSFSSEEKSRLLERVGYGIPNLNKAKYSAENSLNIIAERSLRPFKYEDSRVKTNFFHLFDLPWPTDILSDLAELDVKLKVTLSYFIEPNPGNKRYTSDQSYKSHGLRFKMIDSNESEDAFKARVSKAIKDSQENYVAEGSENWMLGSQVRDKGSIHKDIWVGSAADLALRNKLAVFPVGGWWKSRKKLNRYNSSVKYSLVISIETDAVEIDLYNNVLNQIRVSIPIEN
- a CDS encoding AAA family ATPase; this translates as MAAAEQIKSLIKSFTEGDDSRFYATAMQIAAAEARKGRQVLAEELKKIIKDSKKSKINGTALKRLPINSAQKELNDLLEFTRPNDKLKDMVLSINLEKSIQRILDEQRQIEKLRQHNLFPRKKILLTGPPGCGKTMTARVISNELSIPLFVIRLDGLISRYMGESIAKLRLIFDTMKEFRAVYLFDEFDSIGTTRNQGNEVGEIKRVLNSFLLQIEKDDSNSLIIAATNMPENLDEALFRRFDDIITYPIPTEEQIFQYYKRELLKSELIDDNILIELSKKSIGLNFSDLEKICQDFLKNIIVYGKEKSNLEFLIETINSRKRPF